GAGATCCCACTGGGCAGAAATATGGTGAAGACATACAGGAAGTAGAAGACTTCTTGGAGAAATGATCTCTCGTATGGGGGGGTCGCCTGGGACGGCTGTGCTGCTGGTTGGGGTACACCTGTCCTGTCCAGGCGCGCTCTCCTGCTCGCTGGGCATAAGTTGCTTAGTTGGTTTTGGAGAAGGTGAGAAAGAGTCTCCATTGGACAACTGAGCCAAGGGACCGGGCTGGACCTGGGTGTGACACTTCCATCCTCAGGCAGCCCTCTGGAGAAGCAAGACCCAGAGAGGGAGTGGGTTGGATGGGTGCGTCGTGACCGTTGGGAAGGCTGCTGGCTGCTTGAGCTATGTGGAACTGTCAGGTCAACCCATCACCTTTCTACTGATTTTTTTTGTCCGGTTTGAGAAAAAGCAAGAAAgcagaaaagagagacagaaagaagtgTGCATGTGTAATTATCCGGTTACAGTAGACTATCctagttcagtgtgtgtgtgtgagtctgatCCGTCTATCCAACCTAATAAATGGCCATATAATCAGAGTATTGTGGGTGTTGTATGGGGCCCCCTCTCGTGGCCCCTGTGTGTGATGGGAGGCCTCAGGGCAGTGAGCAGTCCTCTGGCCCCTCACTGTCGGACGCCGTGTCGGACCCCGCTGTGTCTGTGAGGGCGCGTCCCTGGGTGACGATCACCGCCCGGCGCTGctcctcctcccccaccctcTCCTGGATGCTCTCAATGTGCTGGATGGcctggagaaggagggagaaagacagatatGGGGGGAAGCAGAGAGTGAGTGACAAACAGCAGTGGCAGACACTGACTTCACCACCATCTGGTGTTCACATGTGGAAATGCACTGACAGTTGCCACTTTTTATGGACACTTTCCATAGAACTACCAAATGTTTTACAAACTGACTGAAGAAAAATCTATCTGCAACATACCAAAGATAACAGTTGCATAAATTCAGAGAGCGCAGTTTTTTCTCCCTGCGTTTGATAAAACTACAATTTCTCCACTAGTGTTCTTCTTTGGCTCACCTGCACAATGGTGTCCAGGTTCTGGCGAGACGTGGAGGCTGTGTTGATGACAGAGGCCGGGCCCATGGTTACCACGGTGACGTGATGGGGAGGCGGGGCTGGGACGATGACCGTGGGGTGGTGGGTGGGGGCGGGGGGCGACCTGGGGGCCAGCACCTGGAGGGACAGGAGGATGAAGAGGTCACACAGATAAACGTTGTGAATGTTAGAGATGGACAACAGAGTCAGACTGCACAGAATCACAAAccacattcagaaagtattcagaccccttgaccttttcccacattttgttacgttaaagccttattctaaaattgattaaattgttcgcccccctcaccaatctacacataatatcccataatgacaaagaaaaaacaggtgcttcaacaaagcactgagtatagggtctgaatacttatgtaaatataatatttcagttgtttattttcaatacatttgctaaaatttctaaaaacctgtttcgtTATGTccttattgggtattgtgtgtagattgatgagtaaaataatacatttgatcaattttagaataaggctgtaacgtaacaaaatgtggaaaaggtcaaggggtctgaatactttctgaatgcactgtattcatGGGATCAAGATGAGTGATTCTGCACCTCTCCTTGCCCAAACCGATCCCCGAAAACACACGGGTTGACACTCGCACTCAGTGAAAAGTGCATTTGTAGAAAGAGCAAGCCATTTGGTTCAGTCATCCTAAAACGCCACGTGATGACTAACAACAGATTATATCCAAGCTTTATTATTTAATAACAAGAAAATACATCAGCAGACTCATCTTCCCAACACCTCTTTCCTAGGAGCTTCTGCTGCCCTCTGGTGAACAACAATACAACTACCATAGACCTTACTATGTTCCTCTCACTACATATTCTCCAGCCTAAGCCCTAGTGACATTGTGTTGCTCCCTATTCAACCTGAGATGCCACCGTGAGGGAGAGACCGTCACAGCAGAGACTGGATTTCTAGGGCCATATAaaatgaacaaaatgcatcagtgattcgtattttcCTTCAACTTCTGAAGAGGCAACAGCACAGGAATGCCCCTGTCTGTGTGCGCACGCTTGTCTACCACTTCGTGTAGCCGCTAGTGATGATGCTAATGTCATGACAaccgtcttctggtagatggacaAGGTTCCCCAAAACCTtatcaattaaatgttaactacaaatgtggcctatgcctacctggcagaatgatatcatgattatttgcatcaatcgaGTGGACATTTGTTTTGTAAACTCTGTCATCAAATGAGCGCTACAAAACCATGCTACCCAAACAACAGTCTCTGGCTGGTGTGCAGCTCAATTAAAGTGTAACTACACCCCAAAATCAACCTTTCTACACCGTCTCCTGGTGTGGTCTAAGCATTATTGTGGACTTATAACATCCAGTTGTGTTGTTTTTCTAttcaaatgttttgttattttgagAGCAAAACAGAATCAGGAAAAAGcaataacaacaaaaatatgGGACTAGAATGATTCCCGGGCTCTCAAGGACGTGACTGAAGCGTAGTGATCTGTGTGCCGGTAATGGTGAGTCGACCGTAAATGTGTCAGAGCTGTTGACCGCGGTAAACCTTGAGCTCAGCTATATGTTATTCTCAGATGGGCGTTGTGTTGAATCGTTTTCACTGTGGCGATTTAGAGTCATCCTGGTGCCTCTGGAGACAATAATGTATGTCACAtcagtagtgtgtgtatgtgtgcgtccTCTGAAcatatgtgtgtgtattgatatgcAAGTGTGATTGTATGTCTCTCAGTCTCACCTGTGGGCAGTGGGCTGGGGTGCTGGCTCTCTCCTGCTGCTCGGAGTGAGCTCCTAACACATGTTCAGGCTGAGTACCACCAACCACAACACAGCAGACCTGAGTGGTTAACAGAGGTAGGACTCAGACTGGAGACAATAACACAGCCATTACTGAATATGCACCGTCATATCTATTATCTCTGCGCAACATTGCTAATGAGTATGGTCATTAAAGCCTTGGATTGGTCTTTAtatactgaacataaatataaacgcaacatgctacAATTATAAAGACTTTATTgagtataaggaaatcagtcaattgagaaactaattaggccctaatttatggatttcacatgattgggaatacagatataaaTCTGTTGGGGggaaaaggtaggggcgtggatcagaaaaccagtcagtatctggtgtgaccaccatttgcgcCATGCAGCGCGACActtctccttcacatagagttgatcaggcagttgattgtggcctatggaatgttgccccactcttcttcaatggctgtgcgaagttgctgtatattggcgggaattggaacacgctgtcgtacacgtccatccagagcatcccaaacatgctcaatgggtgacacgtctggtgagtatgcaggccatagaagaactggcacattttcagcttccaggaattgtgtacagatccttgcgacatgaggccgtgtattatcatgctaaaacatgaggtgcATTTTATAGGCCTTCCCaatggcactatgcattggcaTTCAAATAGACTGAATTTTACAGCCTACCAGTAGAGATGTTGGCGATGCAAACACACTGGTAAAGCCTGTTCATGTAGACTAACAGTAGCATTAATCTCACCCTGTCCATGTAGGCTACTAGTAGCATTAACCTCACCCTGTACATGTAGGCTACCAGTAGCATTAATCTCACCCTGTACATGTAGGCTACCAGTAGCATTAATCTCCCCCTGTCCATGTAGGCTACCAGTAGCATTAATCTCACCCTGTCCATTTAGGCTAACAGTAGCATTAATCTCACCCTGTCCATGTAGGCTAACAGTAGCACTAATCTCACCCTGTCCATGTAGGCTAACAGTAGCACTAATCTCACCCTGTCCATGTAGGCTAACAGTAGCACTAATCTCACCCTGTCCATGTAGGCTACCAGTTGCATTAACCTCACCCTGTACATGTAGGCTAACAGTAGCATTAATCTCACCCTGTCCATTTAGGCTAACAGTAGCATTAATCTCACCCTGTCCATGTAGGCTAACAGTAGCACTAATCTCACCCTGTCCATGTAGGCTAACAGTAGCACTAATCTCACCCTGTCCATGTAGGCTACCAGTTGCATTAACCTCACCCTGTCCATGTAGGCTAACAGTAGCATTAATCTCACCCTGTCCATGTAGGCTAACAGTAGCATTAATCTCACCCTGTCCATGTAGGCTAACAGTAGCATTAATCTCCCCCTGTCCATTTAGGCTAACAGTAGCATTAATCTCACCCTGTCCATGTAGGCTAACAGTAGCATTAATCTCACCCTATCCATTTAGGCTAACAGTAGCATTAATCTCACCCTGTCCATGTAGGCTACTAGTAGCATTAATCTCACCCTGTCCATTTAGGCTAACAGTAGCATTAATCTCACCCTGTCCATGTAGGCTAACAGTAGCACTAATCTCACCCTGTCCATGTAGGCTAACAGTAGCACTAATCTCACCCTGTCCATGTAGGCTACCAGTTGCATTAACCTCACCCTGTACATGTAGGCTAACAGTAGCATTAATCTCACCCTGTCCATGTAGGCTAACAGTAGCATTAATCTCCCCCTGTCCATGTAGGCTACCAGTAGCATTAATCTCACCCTGTCCATGTAGACTAACAGTAGCATTAATCTTACCCTGTCCATGTAGGCTAACAGTAGCATTAATCTCACCCTCGCCATTTCAGATGTATAACGGTTTTGtatagaggttgaccgattaattggaatggccgattaattagggccgatttcaagttttcataacaatcggtaatcgtcatttttggacaccgattatggccgattacattgcactcaaCGAGGacactgcgtggcaggctgaccacctgttacgtgagtgcagcaaggagccaaggtaagttgctagctagcattaaacgtatcttataaaaaacaatcaatcttaacatagtcactagttaactacacatggttgatgatattactagtttatctagcttgtcctgcgttgcatataatcgatgcgctgcctgttaatttatcatcgaatcacagcctacttcgccaaacgggtgatgaattaacaagcgcattcgcgaaaaaagcactgtcgttgcaccaatgtgtacctaaccataaacatcaatgcctttcttaaaatcaatacacaattatatatttttaaacctgcatatttagttagtatatcctgctaacatgaatttcttttaactggggaaattgtgtcacttctcttgcgttctgtgcaagcagagtcagggtatatgcagcagtttgggccgcctggctcgttgcgaactgtgtgaagaccatttcttcctaacaaagaccgtaattaatttgccagaattgtacataattatgacataacgttgaaggttgtgcaatgtaaccgcaatatttagacttatggttGCCACCCGTTacataaaatacagaacggttccgtatttcactgaaagaataaacatttggTTTTCGaagtgatagtttccggatttgaccatattaatgacctacggctcgtatttctgtgttattatattataattaagtctatgatttgatatttgatagaacagactgactgagcggtggtaggcagcagcaggctcacaagcattcattcaaacagcactttcctgcatttgccagcagctcttcgctgtgcttcaagcattgcgctctttatgacttcaagcctatcaacttccCAAGATTTTGGACACCGATTAAATGACTTTAATGtaattaggctggcaatactaaagtgcctataagaacagccaatagtcaaaggtataggaaatacaaatggtatagagcgaaatagtcctataataactacaacctaaaacttcttacctgggaataatgaagattcatgttaaaaggaaccaccagctttcatatgttctcatgttctgagcaagagACTGAAACATTAGCTTCcctacatggcacatattgcacttttactttcttctccaacactttgtttttgcattatttaaaccaaattgaacatgtttcattatttatttgagaataaattgattttattgatgtattatattaagttaaaataaaaatgttcattcagtattgttgtaattgtcattattacaaatatatatatatacatacacacaaatcggcttggctttttttggtcctccaataatcggtatcggcgttgaaaaatcataattgacCGATCATGTTTTCAAACgagaaagcaacaacaaaaaaacaatttcCTTTGTAATGGAAGGGCAAGTTGAAGTCAATATTCTGTTGGCCTCATGAAATGGTTTTACCACAACAAACTAGCCCAACACCCATCAATTGAAACGGTGGGAAACTCTCCCAAAAACTGATCAGAAATAAAATCATTGGATAATTATATTGGAGCAGGAGAGTTTATAAATAGCCTACAATATTTTCAGGGACTTTTTAACATCCAAATTGAGGAAATGACTGATTTTCAACTCAAGGTTTTCCAGTACTTGATTTTCTGAGCTCCAAATCCAAGTACTTCAATCACTTCAAACACGCTGTGCAAACCCTGAATACGGTGGTTCCTGACAATTACTTGTTGTGGTTGTGGGTCTGTTCCTACCTCCTCCTGTCTCAAATGCTCCTCCAGCATCATGCGGACAGAGCGCTCCTTGTCCAGCTGCTGTCTCAGCTCCACCATCTCCCTCCGCAGGTCCTCCGTCTTCTCCTCCTCCAAAATGTCTGGGGAACCGatcccttcatccttctcctCCGCCCCACGCCTCCTCTTTGGGGAGGAGCCGCTGAACTCCTGTTGGAGCAAGAGAGGGAgcgaaaggagggagggagagtcagagagTAAGTCATGGAGGACTAAGATAGGGTTGATTTGGACTACGACGGGTGATTCCTTCCATTGCAGTGTGTTTGATGAACAGTCTATGAACTAAGGAATGGACACAGGAAAGTAAACTGAATTTTAAATGCTGAGAAGAGTAGAACATTTCTCATCTACTGAGGCCAGATTACTATTGTTAAAAAACTAAGTAATGATTCTGAGCACAGTAGTGTGTCTAGAGAGCCACATGCTGGTAGGACAACTGCTTATCCAAACTAAGTGGGGGGGTGCACACTAGTGACACCAAATGATGACTGTGTCTCACCTGAATGAAGCGTTTGAGCTGGCTGTTCTGCTGCAGTAGCCGTGTCTTCTCCTGCTCCAGAGCGAAGATGTACTCTGCTGTCTGCTGCAAGATGGCTGCCTGTAGAGGAGTGAACACTGTTATAACTACGACAAAATTATACATAGCAGCAACAAGAGCCTCTTGGCTGGTGCTGTAGCAGCAACAAGAGCCTCTTGGCTGGTGCTGTAGCAGCAACAAGAGCCTCTTGACTGGTGCTGTAGCAGCAACAAGAGCCTCTTGACTGGTGCTGTAGCAGCAACAAGAGCCTCTTGACTGGTGCTGTAGCAGCAACAAGAGCCTCTTGATTGGTGCTATAGCAGCAACAAGAGCCTCTTGACTGGTGCTGTAGCAGCAACAAGAGCCTCTTGACTGGTGCTGTAGCAGCAACAAGAGCCTCTTGACTGGTGCTGTAGCAGCAACAAGAGCCTCTTGACTGGTGCTATAGCAGCAACAAGAGCCTCTTGACTGGTGCTGTAGCAGCAACAAGAGCCTCTTGACTGGTGCTGTAGCAGCAACAAGAGCCTCTTGACTGGTGCTGTAGCAGCAACAAGAGCCTCTTGACTGGTGCTGTAGCAGCAACAAGAGCCTCTTGACTGGTGCTGTAGCAGCAACAAGAGCCTCTTGACTGGTGCTGTAGCAGCAACAAGAGCCTCTTGACTGGTGCTGTAGCAGCAACAAGAGCCTCTTGACTGGTGCTGTAGCAGCAACAAGAGCCTCTTGACTGGTGCTGTAGCAGCAACAAGAGCCTCTTGATTGGTGCTATAGCAGCAACAAGAGCCTCTTGACTGGTGCTGTAGCAGCAACAAGAGCCTCTTGATTGGTGCTGTAGCAGCAACAAGAGCCTCTTGACTGGTGCTGTAGCAGCAACAAGAGCCTATTGGCTGGTGCTGTAGCAGCAACAAGAGCCTCTTGGCTGGTGCTGTAGCAGCAACAAGAGCCTCTTGATTGGTGCTGTAGCAGCAACAAGAGCCTGTACAACTTCAAAGGGAAGACTTGACTAGCAACTTATCAGTACGTGTTACAGGTCTGCTTGAAAGTTATCATTGTGTTTACTTGATAGCTACCTACACAAATAGCTAGCTAGAACAAAGTGTTAATAAGGTAAGAACCCCTTGTTCTATTACAGATTTGTTTAGTTTTTACCATGAAATCTTCATTTAATCAGAACCAGTGTTATTGATCTGACATAACAGGTTTATATTTACCAATACCATATGTCGGTGTACAGGAAATCATGTGTGTAGCAGAAAAACAACATTAAAAAGGAATTAGTGCAGGTGCAAAAATAAGTGAACCCCAAGTTGCATTGGTTAAATCAAGTAGGTAAGTAGATTCAGGTGGGTAAAATAATTTGGTACcaaatgaaccaatcaaaggagaGATAGTTAGGAAAGAGTTTGGGCGGGACTCTGATAAATAGAGATAAGAAACCTGGTCAGTTTGGTGTTACCCAACCAGGTGAATGCAAAGCACACCATGCAGAGAGGATAGGAGATCTCAGAGGACATCAGGACGAGGGTATTGAGAGCACATCAGTCTGGGGAAGGCTATAGAATCATCTCAAAAAGAGTTGAGCGCCATCAGTCCACTGTGAGGCAAATGGAGAGCATTTAACATGACAGCAACTCAGCCTTGAAGTGGACGCCCTTCCAAAATATCCCCAAGAGCCACAAGAACAATAATACATCTGGTAAAAGCCAACCCAAATATAACATCTTTTGATGTTTTGCAGACCTCCCTTGCTGCATCTCAGGTAACTGTGCATGCTTCAACAATAAAAAAACACTGAATCCAAATGCCATTCATGGGAGAGTTGCTAGGAAGAAGCCTCTGCTGTCAAAAAAGAAACAAACTGAAGGTTTCTGGAAGTCTATTCTCTGGACCGATGAGCCCAAAATTGACATTTTGATCACAATCAACACTGCTATGTTTGGCGAAAACCCAACATTGTCTACCACCAAAATAATCTTATCCCAACGTCAAGCATGGTGATGGGAATGTCAAGATCTGGGGCTGCTTTTCCTGCTCTGGACCGGGACGACTCCACATCATTAAGGGAACCATGAATTCTGAGGTAAACCAGGAGATTCTTGAACAGAACGTCATGCCATCAGTCAAGGAGCTAAAGCTGCGCCGAAAGTGGGTCTTCCAACAAGACAAAGACCCAAAGCATTAAAGCCAATCTACCAAATAATAGCTCAGGAGAAAGAAGATTTGTGTCTTGGATTGGCCAAGTCAAAGTCCTGACCTAaatccaattgagatgctgtggcaggaCCTGAAGAGGGCAGTTCATGCCAGACACCCCTCAAACCTCACTCAATTGGCTGAGTTCTGTAAGAAGGAGTGGGCAAAAATCCCTCAAAACAGACGTCAGAGACTGATCACTGGCTATAGGAGACAGTTACTCCAAGTTATCGCTGCTAATGGAGGTGCCACAAGCTTTTGACTGAAGGGGCTCACATATTTGAGCACACATCAAATCTGAGTTTCTGTTAAATAAACCCCTTCTgttaaataaacaatgaaaatattttttttttgtttctgTCATTTACCTGGAATGTCTGTATTACGAATTGGGGTTTATAtgtttattttaatattttatagCAAAATAAATGACCAGCCCTGTAGAGTTCACATTCTTTCAAGCAGCACTGTACAAAAATAGATTCATATGTACTGGGAGTTGAACAGACATGGCAATCTCCCGGTCTGATCTCTATAGACTTTAACCTACTGTCCCACTATCCCTGTCTGACTGATCTCTCTAGACTAACCTACTAACCCAATCTCCCTGTCTGACTGATCTCTCTAGACTAACCCACTCTCCCTGTCTGACTGATCTCTCTAGACTAACCTACTAACCCAATCTCCCTGTCTGACTGATCTCTCTAGACTAACCcaatctccctgtctgtctgatcTCTCTAGACTAACCTACTAACCcaatctccctgtctgtctgatcTCTCTAGACTAACCTACTAACCCAATATCCCTGTCTGTCTGATCTCTCTAGACTAACTcaatctccctgtctgtctgatcTCTCTAGACTAACCCAATATCCCTGTCTGTCTGATCTCTCTAGACTAACCTACTAACCcaatctccctgtctgtctgatcTCTATAGACTTTAACCTACTGTCCCACTATCCCTGTCTGACTGATCTCTCTAGACTAACCTACTAACCcaatctccctgtctgtctgatcTCTCTAGACTAACCTACTAACCcaatctccctgtctgtctgatcTCTCTAGACTAACCCAATCTCCCTGTCTGACTGATCTCTCTAGACTAACCCAATCTCCCTGTCTGACTGATCTCTCTAGACTAACCcaatctccctgtctgtctgatcGCTCTAGACTAACCTACTAACCCAAtccccctgtctgtctgatcTCTCTAGACTAACCCAATCTCCCTGTCTGACTGATCTCTCTAGACTAACCCAATCTCCCTGTCTGACTGATCTCTCTAGACTAACCcaatctccctgtctgtctgatcTCTCTAGACTAACCCAATATCCCTGTCTGATCTCTCTAGACTAACCTACTAACCcaatctccctgtctgtctgatcTCTCTAGACTAACCTACTAACCCAATCTCCCCGTCTGTCTGATCTCTCTAGACTAACCTACTAACCcaatctccctgtctgtctgatcTCTATAGACTTTAACCTACTGTCCCACTATCCCTGTCTGACTGATCTCTCTAGACTAACCTACTAACCCAATCTCCCCGTCTGTCTGATCTCTCTAGACTAAGCTACTAACCCAATCTCCCTGCCTGTCTGATCTCTCTAGACTAACCTACTAACCcattctccctgtctgtctgatcTCTATAGACTTTAACCTACTGTCCCACTATCCCTGTCTGACTGATCTCTCTAGACTAACCTACTAACCCAATCTCCCCGTCTGTCTGATCTCTCTAGACTAACCTACTAACCCAATCTCCCCGTCTGTCTGATCTCTCTAGACTAACCTACTAACCCAATCTCCCCGTCTGTCTGATCTCTCTAGACTAACCTACTAACCCAATCTCCCTGCCTGTCTGATCTCTCTAGACTAACTCAATCTCCAGTGTCTGTCTGATCTCTCTAGACTAACCTACTAACCCAATCTCCCTGCCTGTCTGATCTCTCTAGACTAACTCAATCTCCAGTGTCTGTCTGATCTCTATAGACTAACCTACTAACCcaatctccctgtctgtctgatctctctctccaactccctcCTAACTGACCTTGCTAAATGTCCTCCCTCCATTTCCTTCTCTTATTACATCATTAATGTATGTTGTAGTTTGCTACGCGGTTTTAATTTGTTATTGTCTAATAAACAAGTCAAAGTCTGACCTACCTTGCTGAGTTtctctcccttcctttcctccctcgGACCCACCTTGCTGAGTTTCTCTCCGTCGCTGTGGGGGATGAGCGTCTTGAGCGATTGGAAGCCGGAGTTGATGCTCTGCATGCGCCGCCGCTCGTTGCTGTTGGCGATCTCCCGG
This genomic window from Salvelinus namaycush isolate Seneca unplaced genomic scaffold, SaNama_1.0 Scaffold313, whole genome shotgun sequence contains:
- the LOC120039949 gene encoding transcription factor AP-4-like isoform X2 produces the protein MEYFMVPAQKVPSLQHFRKTEKEVIGGLCSLANIPLTPETARDQERRIRREIANSNERRRMQSINSGFQSLKTLIPHSDGEKLSKAAILQQTAEYIFALEQEKTRLLQQNSQLKRFIQEFSGSSPKRRRGAEEKDEGIGSPDILEEEKTEDLRREMVELRQQLDKERSVRMMLEEHLRQEEVCCVVVGGTQPEHVLGAHSEQQERASTPAHCPQVLAPRSPPAPTHHPTVIVPAPPPHHVTVVTMGPASVINTASTSRQNLDTIVQAIQHIESIQERVGEEEQRRAVIVTQGRALTDTAGSDTASDSEGPEDCSLP
- the LOC120039949 gene encoding transcription factor AP-4-like isoform X1; the encoded protein is MEYFMVPAQKVPSLQHFRKTEKEVIGGLCSLANIPLTPETARDQERRIRREIANSNERRRMQSINSGFQSLKTLIPHSDGEKLSKVGPREERKGEKLSKAAILQQTAEYIFALEQEKTRLLQQNSQLKRFIQEFSGSSPKRRRGAEEKDEGIGSPDILEEEKTEDLRREMVELRQQLDKERSVRMMLEEHLRQEEVCCVVVGGTQPEHVLGAHSEQQERASTPAHCPQVLAPRSPPAPTHHPTVIVPAPPPHHVTVVTMGPASVINTASTSRQNLDTIVQAIQHIESIQERVGEEEQRRAVIVTQGRALTDTAGSDTASDSEGPEDCSLP